Proteins from a single region of Allocatelliglobosispora scoriae:
- a CDS encoding ferritin-like domain-containing protein — protein MTLLVDERQLRELMANSGDLHADAMRSGRADLTAFVEAARAMGTETDIMALQTAASLENLAVATYKTALTLPFIGGSSANKVVQAFSTKTMAQHVEHGQAFNNAVVALGGKAQTAANPKYAPIVKAAVPTIKGPGDVVGLAITLEDVAAQTYVANVSQVSTPELRQLFASVAGVEAQHKAILLAVQALLKADAAKLIALPPNAAALPAAAGSVGFPDGFYPVAKASPVQEGAVK, from the coding sequence ATGACCTTATTGGTCGATGAGAGGCAGCTCCGGGAGTTGATGGCGAACTCCGGTGACCTGCACGCCGACGCGATGCGCTCCGGTCGGGCCGACCTCACCGCGTTCGTCGAGGCTGCCCGCGCCATGGGCACCGAGACCGACATCATGGCGCTGCAGACCGCCGCGTCGCTGGAGAACCTCGCCGTCGCGACCTACAAGACCGCGCTGACGCTGCCCTTCATCGGCGGCAGCAGCGCCAACAAGGTGGTGCAGGCCTTCTCCACGAAGACGATGGCGCAGCACGTCGAGCACGGGCAGGCGTTCAACAACGCCGTCGTCGCGCTCGGCGGCAAGGCGCAGACGGCGGCGAACCCCAAGTACGCCCCCATCGTCAAGGCGGCCGTCCCGACGATCAAGGGCCCGGGCGACGTCGTCGGGCTCGCGATCACGCTGGAGGACGTCGCGGCGCAGACCTATGTCGCCAACGTCAGCCAGGTCTCCACGCCGGAGCTGCGGCAGCTCTTCGCGTCCGTCGCCGGTGTGGAGGCGCAGCACAAGGCGATCCTCCTCGCCGTACAGGCGCTGTTGAAGGCCGACGCGGCCAAGCTGATCGCCCTGCCTCCGAACGCCGCGGCACTGCCCGCCGCCGCCGGCAGCGTGGGTTTCCCGGACGGGTTCTACCCCGTCGCCAAGGCTTCGCCGGTGCAGGAAGGGGCGGTCAAGTGA
- a CDS encoding ferritin-like domain-containing protein, with amino-acid sequence MSRDQLQISEAQLSAMTTDLDDLHRSTFPEVLARVADFAYRPSSRRSVLLGAGGVAVLGAVAACGSSDDTATPSTSSAASPTKAAGATYEGDLKIVALAAALENLAVTAYGGALAAAGKGTLGTVPKAVATFIQVAMKQHTDHAAVWNSVLTKAGKPAVTGAPLSITADQVAKLGQAKSVGDVATLALNLENAAAQTYTFATANVSDPGGISVASTIQPVEAMHAAILSFVLGKYPVPDAFVGVSGAVGPDALTL; translated from the coding sequence GTGAGCCGCGACCAGTTGCAGATCTCCGAGGCCCAGCTCTCGGCCATGACCACCGACCTCGACGACCTGCACCGCAGCACCTTCCCGGAGGTGCTGGCGCGGGTCGCCGACTTCGCCTACCGGCCGTCGAGCCGCCGCTCGGTCCTGCTCGGCGCGGGCGGTGTCGCGGTGCTCGGCGCCGTCGCCGCCTGCGGTTCGTCCGACGACACGGCGACGCCGTCCACCTCGTCGGCGGCGAGCCCGACGAAGGCCGCCGGAGCCACCTACGAGGGCGACCTCAAGATCGTGGCGCTCGCGGCGGCGCTGGAGAACCTCGCGGTGACCGCTTACGGCGGCGCGCTGGCCGCGGCCGGCAAGGGGACCCTCGGCACGGTGCCGAAGGCGGTCGCCACCTTCATCCAGGTCGCGATGAAGCAGCACACCGACCACGCCGCGGTCTGGAACAGCGTGCTCACCAAGGCGGGCAAGCCCGCCGTGACGGGTGCGCCGCTCTCGATCACCGCCGACCAGGTCGCCAAGCTCGGCCAGGCGAAATCCGTCGGCGACGTGGCGACGCTCGCGCTGAACCTGGAGAACGCCGCGGCGCAGACATACACCTTCGCCACCGCCAACGTCTCCGACCCGGGCGGCATCTCCGTCGCGTCGACGATCCAGCCGGTGGAGGCGATGCACGCGGCGATCCTGTCGTTCGTGCTCGGCAAGTATCCCGTACCCGACGCGTTCGTCGGGGTCTCGGGCGCGGTCGGCCCGGACGCGCTGACGCTGTAG
- a CDS encoding RNA polymerase sigma factor — MDDAAVAVGLAAGDPGALDEAYRRYASRLTAYAVTIVGDRQSAADVVHDTFVLATEHAAGLRDPDRLRSWLYAIARSVGLRVLRQRARVRVVDAVAEAAAELPDPAATLHAATTVELVWAVYGGLAAADQEMIELSVRHALGSAEIAAALGISVKHANARLSRARASFRDALGALLVARAPGGCGELAALLGGWDGALTPLLRKRLHRHIEGCAVCAAERADRMDPSDLLPAYAALPFAALITGATGHPATGVTDPPTAAVAESPGGVGALHGRRRGREAGRVGGPRPSRPAVPGDHRTVEIRWDPATGFPHLAAASRRRRVWAVAVAVLLIAACSGLAPAVFGDPASPVTAPQPTGGTLPMGEGSSEPGLAAPSSAPSGPAPSPSARRVTPSPRRPSPSGAPRSASPPPVGTDVTADLSCTAANTFRLVARLHVDTALASATLRWRSVQAITRRATMTVSASGDQAVGTGTGPGSTLRITWWITAVATDGRTVRTAETVVDNPCA, encoded by the coding sequence GTGGATGACGCGGCGGTTGCGGTCGGCCTGGCGGCGGGGGACCCCGGGGCGCTCGACGAGGCCTATCGCCGGTACGCCTCCCGGCTCACCGCCTACGCCGTGACGATCGTGGGGGACCGGCAGAGCGCTGCGGACGTCGTACACGACACGTTCGTCCTCGCCACCGAGCACGCCGCGGGGCTGCGCGACCCGGACCGGCTGCGGTCCTGGCTCTACGCCATCGCCCGCAGCGTGGGCCTGCGCGTGCTGCGCCAGCGGGCCCGGGTGCGCGTCGTCGACGCCGTCGCCGAGGCGGCCGCCGAACTGCCCGACCCGGCGGCGACGCTGCACGCCGCGACCACGGTCGAGCTGGTCTGGGCGGTCTACGGCGGGCTCGCGGCCGCCGACCAGGAGATGATCGAGCTCTCGGTGCGGCACGCGCTCGGCTCGGCCGAGATCGCGGCGGCCCTGGGGATCTCGGTGAAGCACGCCAACGCGCGGCTCTCCCGGGCTCGGGCGAGCTTCCGCGACGCGCTCGGTGCGCTGCTGGTGGCCCGGGCTCCCGGCGGCTGCGGGGAGCTCGCGGCGCTGCTCGGCGGGTGGGACGGCGCGCTCACCCCGCTGCTGCGCAAGCGGCTGCACCGGCACATCGAGGGCTGCGCCGTCTGCGCCGCCGAACGAGCGGACCGGATGGACCCGAGCGACCTGCTCCCGGCATACGCCGCGCTGCCCTTCGCCGCGCTGATCACGGGTGCGACCGGGCATCCGGCCACGGGAGTGACCGATCCTCCCACCGCGGCGGTGGCCGAGTCGCCGGGCGGGGTCGGGGCCCTGCACGGCCGGCGTCGCGGGCGGGAGGCGGGGCGCGTCGGCGGTCCGAGACCGAGCCGCCCGGCGGTGCCCGGCGACCACCGGACGGTGGAGATCCGCTGGGATCCGGCGACCGGATTTCCGCACCTCGCCGCGGCGTCTCGGCGGCGCCGGGTCTGGGCCGTCGCGGTCGCGGTGCTGCTGATCGCGGCGTGTTCCGGACTGGCTCCGGCGGTCTTCGGCGACCCCGCGTCACCGGTCACCGCGCCGCAGCCGACCGGCGGCACGCTGCCGATGGGCGAGGGCTCGTCGGAGCCGGGCCTGGCGGCACCGTCGTCCGCGCCGTCCGGACCGGCCCCGTCGCCGTCGGCGCGCCGGGTGACGCCGTCGCCGAGGCGGCCGTCCCCGTCCGGTGCACCGCGGTCGGCCTCGCCGCCGCCGGTGGGCACCGATGTCACCGCCGACCTCTCCTGCACCGCGGCGAACACGTTTCGGCTGGTGGCGCGGCTGCACGTCGACACCGCGCTCGCCTCGGCGACCCTGCGGTGGCGGTCGGTGCAGGCGATCACCCGACGCGCGACGATGACCGTCTCCGCGTCGGGTGATCAGGCGGTCGGCACCGGCACCGGTCCGGGCTCGACCCTGCGGATCACGTGGTGGATCACGGCGGTCGCGACCGACGGCCGGACGGTTCGCACCGCCGAGACCGTGGTCGACAACCCGTGCGCCTGA
- a CDS encoding cysteine desulfurase-like protein: MAFEIETVRAAYPALAEGFRHFDAAAGSLVARPVADAAHTVLTGAVANRSTAFAPGRRAVEIVDAARAAVADLVGGEPGGVVFGNSATSLTYLVARTLARSWQPGDEVVVSRLDHDANIRPWVQVAADAGAVVRWAEFDPKTGELPVAQYADLITERTRVVAVTAASNAIGTRPDVAAIAALAHAVGAACYVDGVHSTPHQPVDVGSLGADFYVTSAYKWSGPHLAACVASPARWSGLQPQKLRPSSDDVPERFEFGTPSFASLAAVTAAVEHLAGLDGTATGDRRARLTASMTAAEAYEQGLFAELVQGLSAIDGVWLCPAPEDRCPTVAFRIEGQHPAETSAALGAEGICAFSGDYYAYEYFTAMGLRDSGGAVRTSIYHYNSAEDVAVLLAAVRRLAG; the protein is encoded by the coding sequence ATGGCCTTTGAGATCGAGACCGTCCGCGCCGCCTATCCGGCGCTCGCCGAGGGATTCCGCCACTTCGATGCCGCCGCCGGGTCGCTCGTCGCCCGTCCGGTGGCGGACGCCGCCCACACCGTGCTCACCGGCGCGGTCGCCAACCGCAGCACCGCCTTCGCGCCCGGCCGCCGGGCCGTCGAGATCGTCGATGCCGCCCGCGCGGCCGTGGCCGACCTGGTCGGCGGCGAACCCGGCGGCGTCGTCTTCGGCAACAGCGCCACGTCGCTGACCTACCTCGTCGCGCGCACGCTCGCGCGGTCCTGGCAGCCGGGCGACGAGGTCGTCGTCTCCCGGCTGGACCACGACGCCAACATCCGCCCGTGGGTGCAGGTCGCGGCCGACGCCGGTGCGGTCGTCCGGTGGGCCGAGTTCGACCCGAAGACGGGCGAGCTGCCGGTCGCGCAGTATGCCGACCTGATCACCGAGCGCACCCGGGTCGTCGCGGTGACCGCCGCGAGCAACGCCATCGGCACCCGCCCCGACGTGGCCGCGATCGCGGCACTGGCCCACGCGGTCGGCGCGGCCTGCTACGTCGACGGCGTGCACTCGACACCGCACCAGCCGGTCGATGTCGGGTCCCTCGGCGCCGACTTCTACGTGACCAGCGCCTACAAGTGGTCCGGGCCGCACCTCGCCGCCTGTGTCGCGAGCCCGGCCCGCTGGTCCGGCCTGCAGCCGCAGAAGCTGCGCCCCTCCAGCGACGACGTTCCCGAGCGCTTCGAGTTCGGTACGCCGAGCTTCGCCTCCCTCGCCGCCGTCACCGCCGCCGTGGAGCACCTCGCCGGGCTGGACGGCACCGCCACCGGTGACCGCCGCGCCCGCCTCACCGCGTCGATGACCGCCGCCGAGGCTTACGAGCAGGGGCTCTTCGCCGAGCTGGTCCAGGGATTGTCGGCGATCGACGGCGTGTGGCTGTGCCCGGCGCCCGAGGACCGCTGCCCGACCGTCGCCTTCCGGATCGAGGGGCAGCACCCGGCGGAGACGTCGGCGGCGCTGGGCGCCGAGGGCATCTGCGCCTTCTCCGGCGACTACTACGCCTACGAGTACTTCACCGCGATGGGCCTGCGCGACAGCGGTGGAGCGGTGCGCACGAGCATCTACCACTACAACAGCGCCGAGGACGTGGCGGTGCTGCTGGCGGCGGTGCGGCGCCTGGCCGGCTGA